A genomic segment from Torulaspora delbrueckii CBS 1146 chromosome 3, complete genome encodes:
- the TDEL0C07030 gene encoding L-lactate dehydrogenase: protein MSTRKDLKPVKIAVVGVGSVGSTTAYTLLLSGMAADIILIVINKDKAVGEFMDLNHASPLSSEIQVRVGTYEDCADCAIVIVTGGANQKPGQSRMDLVSKNAKIMEDIIPQIAKNAPNTILLLATNPVDVLTLIAYKLSGFPPQRVIGSGTLLDSVRLRYNLGRYFDVSSGSVDAFIVGEHGDSEVAAWSLASIAGMRLADYCEQSGMKFDKAALHKIYEETRDAASNIIKRKGYTAYGIAEGLTYIVSAILKDEGALLTVSTVGEYYGIKDVALSVPAKVGRNGAHHVAKLLLQDEEIKEIQKSAESIKAACKKVGYD, encoded by the coding sequence atGTCTACTAGaaaggatttgaaaccGGTCAAGATTGCTGTTGTCGGAGTTGGCAGCGTCGGGTCTACAACCGCATACACGCTGCTACTCAGTGGTATGGCAGCCGACATCATTCTGATTGTTATTAATAAAGATAAAGCTGTGGGAGAATTTATGGACTTGAATCACGCATCGCCCTTATCTTCTGAGATCCAAGTCAGGGTTGGAACTTACGAGGATTGTGCCGACTGCGCCATTGTCATCGTCACCGGTGGTGCTAATCAAAAGCCTGGACAAAGCAGAATGGATTTAGTCTCTAAGAACGCCAAGATAATGGAGGACATAATCCCCCAAATTGCCAAGAACGCGCCCAACACCATTTTGTTGCTTGCCACCAACCCGGTGGACGTGTTGACGCTAATCGCTTACAAATTGTCAGGATTCCCTCCACAGCGTGTCATTGGATCAGGGACTCTTCTAGATTCGGTTCGGTTAAGATACAACTTGGGAAGGTACTTCGACGTTTCATCCGGAAGTGTTGACGCCTTTATCGTTGGTGAACATGGCGATAGCGAGGTTGCTGCTTGGTCGCTGGCATCAATTGCAGGAATGAGACTAGCGGACTACTGCGAGCAGTCTGGCATGAAATTTGATAAGGCTGCTTTGCACAAGATCTATGAGGAGACGCGTGATGCCGCCAGCAACATCATCAAGCGCAAAGGTTACACCGCTTACGGTATAGCCGAAGGTCTCACTTATATAGTGAGCGCCATTTTGAAAGACGAAGGCGCTTTGCTTACTGTTTCTACTGTTGGTGAGTATTATGGCATCAAAGATGTCGCACTTAGCGTTCCCGCCAAAGTAGGCCGCAACGGTGCACATCATGTCGCGAAACTTCTCCTCCAAGATGAggaaatcaaagagattcaGAAGTCAGCAGAAAGCATCAAGGCCGCTTGCAAGAAAGTTGGCTACGACTGA
- the TDEL0C07020 gene encoding alpha-keto acid decarboxylase family protein, translating to MTTTVGSYLATRLSEVGIENHFVVPGDYNLALLDKLQAHPKLEEVNCSNELNCSFAAEGYARSKGVAAVVVTFSVGAFSAFNGIGSAYGENLPVILIAGSPNTNDSIDHNLLHHTIGTHNFDYEFEMAKKITCAAVQIKHAKDAPSLIDFAIRECLAKKKPCYIEVPTNMSTQSCALPGPIEGVLYQSPSEPKTLTAAVDAANKLIGSRLKPTLLAGPKLKSAGAEKAFLRLAEALGCAVAVLPAAKSLFPEDHPQYAGVYWGNVSTKKADAILQWSDLTICAGCVFTDYSTTGWTSLQPATHRIEVDSDNVKFPDHYYGHIKLADFLDALAKKVSKNDKSVVEYQRLRPVPPAIKAAEPSAAITRQEMARQIQGIINSKTTLFAETGDSWFNGVQMDLPKGAKFEVEMQWGHIGWSVPACFGYSVGAPDREIVTMVGDGSFQMTVQEVAQMIRLKQPILIFLINNYGYTIEVEIHDGPYNNIKNWNYAALMEAFNANDGHGKGFQVKTGAELSEAIKKAKSNTRGPTLIEIQINRDDCTNELISWGHYVALANARPPIT from the coding sequence ATGACAACAACAGTTGGAAGTTATCTCGCTACAAGGCTTTCTGAAGTGGGCATCGAAAATCATTTCGTGGTTCCCGGGGACTATAATTTGGCACTTTTAGACAAATTACAGGCACACCCTAAGCTGGAAGAGGTGAATTGCTCCAATGAATTAAACTGCTCCTTTGCCGCCGAGGGATACGCCAGATCGAAAGGTGTGGCTGCAGTTGTTGTCACATTCAGCGTTGGCGCTTTCTCCGCTTTCAATGGTATCGGTAGTGCTTACGGTGAGAACCTCCCTGTGATCTTGATCGCAGGCTCTCCCAACACGAACGATTCGATCGATcacaatcttcttcaccacaCCATTGGTACTCACAACTTTGATTACGAATTCGAAATGGCCAAAAAGATTACCTGTGCTGCTGTGCAAATCAAGCACGCAAAAGATGCACCAAGTCTGATTGACTTTGCAATCAGGGAGTGCCTAGCTAAGAAAAAACCCTGTTACATTGAAGTTCCCACCAACATGTCCACGCAGTCGTGTGCTTTGCCAGGTCCAATTGAGGGAGTGTTGTATCAATCGCCCAGTGAGCCAAAGACCTTGACCGCAGCTGTAGACGCCGCTAACAAGCTTATTGGAAGTCGTTTGAAACCAACATTGTTGGCAGGACCAAAGTTGAAGTCAGCAGGTGCAGAAAAGGCGTTTTTGAGATTAGCTGAAGCGTTGGGCTGCGCAGTGGCAGTCCTACCGGCAGCAAAATCTCTCTTCCCCGAAGACCATCCACAATATGCCGGCGTTTACTGGGGCAATGTCAGCACCAAAAAGGCAGATGCCATCCTACAGTGGTCCGATCTGACCATATGCGCCGGATGTGTGTTCACTGATTACAGTACAACTGGTTGGACTTCCCTTCAACCAGCTACTCACAGAATAGAGGTTGACTCTGACAATGTCAAATTTCCAGACCACTATTACGGGCACATCAAGCTTGCAGACTTCTTAGATGCTTTAGCCAAAAAAGTTTCTAAAAATGACAAAAGTGTGGTCGAATATCAGCGTTTGCGTCCGGTACCTCCAGCCATTAAGGCTGCAGAACCTTCTGCTGCCATAACCAGACAAGAGATGGCACGTCAAATTCAGGGAATCATAAACTCTAAGACGACATTGTTTGCTGAAACTGGTGATTCTTGGTTTAACGGCGTTCAAATGGATCTTCCCAAGGGTGCCAAATTTGAGGTCGAAATGCAGTGGGGCCATATCGGCTGGTCGGTTCCAGCTTGCTTCGGGTACTCGGTGGGTGCGCCAGACAGAGAGATTGTCACCATGGTCGGAGATGGCTCCTTCCAAATGACGGTTCAGGAGGTTGCCCAGATGATTCGTTTGAAACAGCCCATTCTgattttcttgatcaataaCTATGGCTACACTATCGAGGTGGAAATTCACGATGGACCATACAATaacatcaagaactggAACTATGCAGCCCTAATGGAGGCATTCAACGCAAACGACGGGCATGGCAAAGGCTTTCAAGTGAAAACAGGCGCTGAGCTATCGGAAGCCATTAAGAAGGCCAAAAGTAACACTAGGGGTCCTACTTTGATTGAGATTCAGATCAATAGGGATGACTGTACCAATGAGCTCATTTCTTGGGGTCACTATGTCGCTCTGGCCAACGCTAGACCTCCAATCACTTGA